In Desulfobulbus oralis, one DNA window encodes the following:
- the def gene encoding peptide deformylase, translating into MALRKIITYPNPILRQQARPVTVFDEELKKLVADMGETMFAAPGVGLAANQIGLPVQVVVVDQSTKEKKDYLALINPVLSGGQGTVADDEGCLSVREYHASVRRFYRIHVQALDVAGQPLNFDAEDRFARIIQHEVDHLRGILFLDHLSGLKRALYKNRLKKILARDGQEAA; encoded by the coding sequence ATGGCCTTGCGAAAGATTATAACCTACCCCAACCCGATTCTGCGCCAGCAGGCCAGACCGGTGACCGTTTTTGACGAGGAACTGAAAAAGCTGGTGGCCGACATGGGCGAAACCATGTTCGCTGCGCCCGGCGTGGGTCTGGCCGCCAACCAGATCGGCCTGCCGGTGCAGGTCGTGGTGGTCGATCAGTCCACCAAGGAAAAAAAGGACTATCTGGCGCTCATCAACCCGGTGCTGTCGGGCGGTCAGGGCACGGTGGCCGACGACGAAGGCTGCCTGAGCGTGCGCGAGTACCACGCCTCGGTCAGGCGCTTCTACAGGATTCATGTACAGGCTTTGGACGTGGCGGGACAGCCGCTGAACTTCGACGCGGAAGACCGCTTTGCCCGCATCATCCAGCACGAGGTGGATCACCTGCGGGGTATTCTGTTTCTTGACCATCTGAGCGGCCTCAAACGTGCGCTTTACAAAAACAGACTCAAAAAGATCCTGGCACGGGACGGGCAGGAAGCGGCATGA
- the plsY gene encoding glycerol-3-phosphate 1-O-acyltransferase PlsY, with translation MSGFGLLSIILSYLVGSIPFGLLLSRKSGIDIRSQGSGNIGATNVTRLLGKKLGALTLLCDAGKGFLPIACLSLCTREPLVLGLAGAATVLGHMFPVYLGFHGGKGVATALGLFLFLDPCAVALALLVFLIALWRTNYVSVASLAASASLPLWIWILRGSSWHIPLALVVMALIWSRHRGNIERLRQGTEKPWKKV, from the coding sequence ATGAGCGGTTTTGGCCTTTTGAGTATCATCCTTTCCTATCTTGTCGGCTCCATTCCCTTTGGCCTGCTTTTATCACGAAAGAGCGGCATCGACATCCGCAGCCAGGGCAGCGGCAACATCGGCGCCACCAATGTGACCAGACTGTTGGGCAAAAAACTGGGCGCGCTGACCCTGCTCTGCGATGCAGGCAAGGGTTTCCTGCCCATCGCCTGCCTCAGCCTCTGCACCCGGGAGCCGCTCGTTCTGGGGCTGGCTGGCGCGGCCACAGTCCTGGGCCACATGTTTCCCGTGTATCTGGGCTTTCACGGCGGCAAGGGCGTGGCTACGGCGCTGGGGCTTTTTCTGTTCCTCGACCCCTGTGCCGTGGCGCTGGCCCTCCTGGTGTTTCTCATCGCCCTCTGGCGCACGAATTATGTTTCCGTCGCTTCCCTGGCCGCGTCGGCCTCCCTGCCCCTCTGGATCTGGATCCTGCGCGGCAGCTCCTGGCATATTCCACTGGCCCTGGTCGTGATGGCGCTGATCTGGAGCAGGCACCGCGGCAATATCGAACGGCTGCGGCAGGGGACGGAAAAACCCTGGAAAAAGGTATGA
- the fmt gene encoding methionyl-tRNA formyltransferase: MSRPLRLIFMGTPDFAVPCLQALLEGPDAVAAVVCQPDRPRGRGRKLEPPPVKRLAAANGLPVLQPESVKAPEFLAQLEAFAPDLLVVVAYGRILPAAVLRAAPLGAINVHASLLPRYRGAAPIQWALINGDGETGVSIMQLDAGMDTGPVLLTAREAIRPEDTAGTLAPRLAALGAQTLVQAVAGLKTGQLSPRPQEQALATQAPMLDKALGHLDWTQPAARLHCLIRGCDPWPSAYAFLQGRRYRFFKPVCVEQSSDAAPGTICRADGSGLYVASGQGLLCLREIQPEGKRRMPLAACLHGTPLAPGLIFT, from the coding sequence ATGAGTCGACCCCTCCGCCTGATTTTCATGGGCACGCCGGACTTTGCCGTGCCCTGTTTGCAGGCGCTCCTCGAGGGTCCGGACGCGGTGGCTGCTGTGGTCTGTCAGCCCGACCGGCCCCGGGGCCGCGGCCGGAAACTGGAGCCGCCGCCGGTCAAGCGGCTGGCTGCGGCCAATGGCCTGCCGGTGCTGCAGCCGGAAAGCGTGAAGGCCCCGGAGTTCCTGGCACAGCTTGAGGCCTTTGCGCCGGATTTGCTGGTTGTGGTTGCCTATGGCAGGATACTGCCCGCAGCGGTTCTGCGGGCAGCCCCGCTGGGGGCCATCAACGTGCACGCCTCGCTTTTGCCCAGATACCGTGGCGCCGCGCCGATTCAGTGGGCGCTCATCAATGGGGATGGGGAAACGGGCGTGTCCATCATGCAACTGGATGCGGGCATGGATACCGGCCCGGTACTGCTCACGGCCCGGGAGGCGATTCGACCGGAGGATACGGCAGGCACCCTGGCTCCGCGTCTGGCCGCCTTGGGGGCGCAGACGCTCGTGCAGGCCGTGGCGGGCCTGAAGACGGGGCAGCTCAGCCCACGCCCGCAGGAACAGGCCCTCGCGACTCAGGCCCCCATGCTGGACAAGGCCCTGGGGCATCTTGACTGGACCCAGCCCGCCGCCCGCCTGCACTGCCTGATTCGCGGCTGTGACCCCTGGCCCTCGGCCTATGCCTTCTTGCAGGGCCGGCGCTACCGTTTTTTCAAGCCCGTATGTGTGGAGCAGAGCAGTGACGCCGCTCCGGGCACCATCTGCCGCGCCGATGGGAGCGGCCTGTATGTGGCCAGCGGTCAGGGCCTTTTGTGTCTCAGAGAAATCCAGCCGGAAGGCAAAAGGCGAATGCCGCTTGCCGCCTGTCTGCATGGCACGCCGCTTGCGCCCGGCCTGATCTTTACCTGA